In Haloarcula sp. H-GB4, a single genomic region encodes these proteins:
- a CDS encoding Rieske 2Fe-2S domain-containing protein — protein MTQEGPPNHGQRNKYPAPSGRRRFVKGLVGASALSGVTTVGGLAVDATTDQGGVGGGTVSYVGIRNIAGPANRPMPIVPLEISDGALRGIWPSVSEETAGGDTFRIAKGELGGVTYSQQWFQYCGLEVAAGLEPDPERDGFLRSKATYDWQSELRDGDKLRVEHFEDYESWGNNIGSDGLGKPAVATWRSQGEDVKEIQVQVLRTPAVAKMVAGEDKYADLASEIREFIDAATAEDFIAWVNRCTHLCCNPGYKKTPGSAKFEAADKVYCNCHQSVYDPFSPTKATFASRPRPQG, from the coding sequence ATGACCCAAGAAGGCCCTCCAAATCACGGCCAGCGTAATAAGTACCCGGCTCCATCCGGTCGCCGCCGCTTCGTCAAAGGACTGGTCGGCGCCAGTGCGCTGTCGGGGGTGACAACCGTCGGTGGCCTCGCAGTCGACGCAACGACCGACCAAGGCGGCGTCGGTGGCGGTACCGTGTCCTATGTCGGCATCCGGAACATTGCTGGCCCGGCGAACCGACCGATGCCGATCGTCCCGCTGGAGATATCCGATGGCGCACTCCGCGGCATCTGGCCGTCCGTCTCAGAAGAAACAGCGGGCGGCGATACCTTCCGTATCGCCAAGGGCGAACTGGGCGGCGTGACGTACTCCCAGCAGTGGTTCCAGTACTGTGGGCTCGAAGTCGCTGCGGGACTCGAACCAGACCCCGAGCGCGATGGGTTCCTCAGGTCGAAGGCGACGTACGACTGGCAATCCGAGCTACGCGACGGCGATAAACTCCGTGTCGAGCACTTCGAGGACTACGAGTCGTGGGGAAACAACATCGGTAGCGACGGTCTCGGCAAGCCAGCGGTCGCGACCTGGCGCTCACAGGGCGAGGACGTCAAGGAGATTCAGGTTCAGGTACTCCGGACACCTGCCGTCGCGAAGATGGTCGCCGGTGAAGACAAGTACGCCGACCTCGCCAGTGAGATACGTGAATTCATAGACGCGGCCACCGCCGAGGATTTCATCGCATGGGTGAACCGCTGTACGCACCTCTGCTGTAATCCCGGGTACAAAAAGACGCCTGGAAGCGCGAAGTTCGAAGCCGCCGACAAGGTGTACTGTAACTGCCACCAGTCGGTGTATGATCCGTTCTCACCAACGAAGGCAACCTTCGCGTCCCGGCCTCGGCCACAGGGATAG
- a CDS encoding HIT domain-containing protein: protein MDKVFAPWRIQWVERKETNPDVDCVFCAFQAQDDDRANNLVARSDHAFVLLNNYPYNPGHVMVIPHTHTGEYGDLDDETLLDHARLKQRTFDALETALSPDAFNAGLNLGGTAAGGSIDDHLHTHIVPRWNGDTNFMPVISDTKVIVEAVEETYDRLYAAFASQDGTTAPADGAVRVE from the coding sequence ATGGACAAGGTGTTTGCGCCGTGGCGCATCCAGTGGGTCGAGCGCAAGGAGACGAACCCAGATGTCGACTGCGTGTTCTGTGCGTTTCAGGCACAGGACGACGACCGGGCGAACAATCTCGTGGCACGAAGCGACCATGCCTTTGTCCTCCTGAACAACTATCCGTACAATCCCGGACACGTGATGGTCATTCCCCACACCCACACCGGCGAGTACGGCGATCTCGACGACGAAACCTTGCTCGACCACGCTCGACTGAAACAGCGGACGTTCGACGCTCTCGAAACTGCGCTATCCCCGGATGCGTTCAACGCGGGGCTAAACCTCGGCGGAACGGCGGCTGGCGGCTCCATCGACGACCACCTCCATACCCACATTGTGCCGCGGTGGAACGGCGACACCAACTTCATGCCGGTCATCAGTGATACGAAAGTCATCGTCGAGGCTGTCGAAGAGACGTACGACCGGCTCTACGCTGCGTTCGCGTCACAAGACGGGACGACTGCTCCTGCGGATGGGGCTGTCCGAGTCGAGTAG
- a CDS encoding DoxX family protein: MGDDSSRSWLALGRLLFGLGVALQAAEDFRDMEDAIEYAESAGVPAPDLLAPLASGMMLVGGLGTAFWRLPRISTGAVATFLAVVTPTMHDFWNADPDNRGGERLAFFGNLAMFGAAVTFLREAYRSD; encoded by the coding sequence ATGGGTGATGACTCATCGCGTAGCTGGCTCGCGCTTGGACGACTGTTGTTCGGCCTCGGTGTGGCCCTCCAAGCCGCTGAGGATTTCCGTGACATGGAGGATGCTATCGAGTATGCTGAGTCTGCGGGCGTCCCCGCACCGGACCTGCTGGCCCCGCTGGCCTCGGGAATGATGCTGGTCGGCGGGCTGGGGACGGCATTCTGGCGGCTCCCCCGTATTTCGACCGGTGCCGTCGCCACGTTTCTGGCCGTCGTCACGCCGACGATGCACGACTTCTGGAACGCCGACCCGGACAACCGGGGCGGCGAGCGCTTGGCTTTCTTCGGGAACCTCGCGATGTTCGGCGCAGCGGTCACGTTCCTTCGCGAAGCCTATCGTAGCGACTGA
- the icd gene encoding isocitrate dehydrogenase (NADP(+)), whose product MGYDYDKVEIPDEGQQIQVTEDDELDVPENPIIPIIHGDGIGTDVGPAAQKVLEAAANATGRDISWMRVYAGQSARDKYDENLPDDTVEAIKEFNVAIKGPLTTPVGAGFRSLNVALRKTLDLYANVRPTYHIEGVPSPVKDPEEMDMVTFRENTEDVYAGIEWEAGTDEVEEVKEFVEDEMNFDETIHDGPVGIGVKPITEFGTKRLVREAIDYALEEDRDSVTLVHKGNIMKFTEGAFRDWGYEVAEEEYGEHVITEDELWDEYDGEAPEDALVVNDRIADNMLQQLLTRTDEYDVIATMNLNGDYMSDAAGAQIGGLGIAPGANFGSARCLAEPVHGSAPKYAGEDKVNPTAMILSGRLMLEYMGWKDAGELVRDAVEETISSGNVTYDLERQIEGGTKLATSEFAEKVVENIEKLA is encoded by the coding sequence ATGGGCTACGATTACGACAAAGTGGAGATTCCCGACGAGGGACAGCAGATTCAGGTCACGGAGGACGACGAACTCGACGTTCCGGAAAACCCAATTATCCCCATCATCCACGGGGACGGTATCGGGACGGACGTCGGTCCGGCCGCACAGAAGGTGCTCGAAGCCGCCGCGAACGCCACCGGTCGTGACATCTCCTGGATGCGCGTCTATGCCGGCCAGTCCGCCCGAGACAAGTACGACGAGAATCTCCCTGATGACACCGTCGAAGCCATCAAAGAGTTCAACGTCGCTATCAAGGGCCCGCTAACGACACCGGTCGGCGCTGGCTTCCGCTCGCTGAACGTCGCACTCCGGAAGACGCTCGACCTCTACGCGAACGTTCGCCCGACCTACCACATCGAGGGTGTCCCGTCACCGGTCAAGGACCCCGAGGAGATGGACATGGTCACCTTCCGAGAGAACACCGAGGACGTCTACGCCGGCATCGAGTGGGAGGCCGGCACCGACGAAGTCGAGGAGGTCAAGGAGTTCGTCGAGGATGAGATGAACTTCGACGAGACCATCCACGACGGCCCGGTCGGCATCGGCGTCAAGCCGATCACCGAGTTCGGGACCAAGCGCCTCGTCCGCGAGGCCATCGACTACGCCCTCGAAGAGGACCGCGACAGCGTCACGCTGGTCCACAAGGGCAACATCATGAAGTTCACCGAGGGTGCCTTCCGTGACTGGGGCTACGAGGTCGCCGAAGAAGAATACGGCGAGCACGTCATCACCGAGGACGAGCTGTGGGACGAGTACGACGGCGAGGCGCCCGAGGACGCGCTCGTTGTCAACGACCGCATCGCCGACAACATGCTCCAGCAGCTCCTGACCCGGACCGACGAGTATGACGTCATCGCGACGATGAACCTCAACGGGGACTACATGTCCGACGCTGCCGGCGCACAGATCGGTGGGCTCGGCATCGCCCCCGGTGCGAACTTCGGCTCGGCTCGCTGTCTCGCAGAGCCGGTCCACGGCTCCGCGCCGAAGTACGCCGGCGAAGACAAGGTCAACCCGACCGCGATGATCCTCTCCGGCCGCCTCATGCTCGAATACATGGGCTGGAAGGATGCTGGCGAACTCGTTCGTGACGCCGTCGAGGAGACCATCTCCTCGGGCAACGTCACCTACGACCTCGAACGTCAGATTGAGGGCGGCACGAAGCTCGCCACCAGCGAGTTCGCCGAGAAGGTCGTCGAGAACATAGAGAAGCTGGCCTGA
- the map gene encoding type II methionyl aminopeptidase produces the protein MTDVDFDSEQYEKCREAGEILAQVRDEAAERVEVGVSHLEVAQWAEDKIRELGGEPAFPVNISIDEEAAHATPERDDDATFGEEMVNLDIGVHVDGWLADTAVTVDLSGQDELAKAPEEALDAALDVAGPGVDVGQIGAAVEEVIEGYGYNPVVNLTGHGLGHWEQHTSPNIPNREVAQGATLDVGDVVAIEPFATDGRGKVQEGADEEIFALEREGSVRNRQARQVLEQITEEYRTLPFAARWLDSPRAEMALRRLKQQDIVHGYPVLKEQDGAYVSQKEHTVIITEDGCEVTTRSR, from the coding sequence ATGACTGACGTGGACTTCGATTCCGAGCAGTATGAGAAATGCCGCGAAGCGGGCGAAATTCTAGCACAGGTGCGCGACGAGGCGGCAGAACGCGTCGAGGTGGGCGTCTCCCACCTCGAAGTCGCCCAGTGGGCCGAGGACAAGATCCGGGAGCTGGGCGGCGAGCCGGCGTTCCCGGTGAATATCTCCATCGACGAGGAGGCCGCTCACGCTACCCCTGAGCGCGACGACGACGCGACGTTCGGTGAAGAGATGGTTAACCTCGACATCGGCGTCCACGTCGACGGGTGGCTCGCCGACACCGCCGTGACGGTCGACCTCTCCGGGCAGGACGAACTCGCCAAAGCCCCCGAAGAGGCTTTGGACGCCGCGCTGGACGTTGCCGGCCCGGGTGTTGACGTGGGCCAGATCGGCGCAGCCGTCGAAGAGGTTATCGAGGGATACGGCTACAACCCCGTCGTGAATCTCACCGGCCACGGACTCGGTCACTGGGAGCAACACACATCGCCGAACATCCCGAACCGCGAAGTGGCACAGGGTGCGACACTCGACGTGGGCGACGTGGTCGCTATCGAGCCGTTCGCCACCGACGGCCGCGGCAAGGTGCAGGAAGGGGCCGACGAGGAGATTTTCGCCCTCGAACGGGAGGGGTCAGTCCGCAACCGGCAGGCCCGCCAGGTCCTCGAACAGATCACCGAGGAGTACCGTACGCTGCCGTTTGCCGCACGCTGGCTCGACTCGCCGCGAGCGGAGATGGCGCTTCGCCGCCTGAAACAGCAGGACATTGTCCACGGCTACCCAGTCCTCAAAGAGCAGGACGGCGCGTACGTCAGCCAGAAGGAACACACTGTCATCATCACCGAGGACGGCTGTGAAGTAACGACGCGCTCGCGGTAA
- a CDS encoding isoaspartyl peptidase/L-asparaginase, with protein MHVIVHGGAGSLPETPATRQGTLTETAEQATDAEGPMEAVLAALRPLESDPAFNAGIGGAIQSDGEVRTDAGLMTADGRVGAACAMSGVVHATDVARTVATETPHVLLAGNEAVDFAAGTGVETGRDLTNTETRQRYERADPPDGGPADHLDWVREHFSGTDTVGAVATDGDRLAAATSTAGRWYALAGRVGDVPQVGAGFYADDRGGASATGEGEAIARFGLARRAVELLGTYGPKQAAEEAIAEFEDATGGRAGVILLDHAGHTGAERNTAAMQTATR; from the coding sequence ATGCACGTTATCGTCCACGGCGGCGCGGGCAGTCTCCCGGAGACACCGGCCACTCGGCAGGGAACCCTCACAGAGACCGCTGAACAGGCAACGGATGCAGAGGGTCCGATGGAGGCGGTGCTGGCCGCGCTTCGGCCGCTCGAATCCGACCCGGCGTTCAACGCTGGCATCGGTGGAGCAATCCAGAGTGACGGCGAGGTCCGGACTGACGCTGGACTGATGACCGCCGACGGCCGGGTTGGAGCAGCGTGTGCAATGTCTGGCGTTGTACACGCCACGGATGTAGCCCGCACTGTGGCAACTGAGACGCCACACGTCCTGCTGGCCGGCAACGAAGCCGTTGACTTCGCGGCCGGCACAGGTGTCGAAACCGGCCGGGACCTCACGAATACAGAGACGCGACAGCGATACGAGCGTGCGGACCCGCCCGACGGTGGACCCGCCGACCACCTCGACTGGGTCCGTGAGCATTTCAGCGGCACTGACACCGTCGGTGCGGTCGCAACCGACGGGGACCGGCTTGCCGCGGCGACATCGACCGCCGGGCGCTGGTACGCGCTGGCCGGTCGAGTCGGCGATGTGCCACAGGTCGGCGCTGGCTTCTACGCGGACGACCGCGGTGGTGCGAGCGCGACCGGAGAGGGAGAAGCTATCGCCCGGTTCGGGTTGGCTCGCCGCGCTGTCGAACTCTTGGGCACGTACGGCCCGAAACAGGCCGCCGAAGAAGCAATCGCCGAGTTCGAAGACGCGACTGGCGGGCGTGCCGGCGTAATCCTTCTCGACCACGCCGGCCACACCGGAGCCGAACGGAACACTGCCGCAATGCAAACCGCGACGAGATAA
- a CDS encoding nucleoside phosphorylase: MAKQPHLLVEPGDLTDIALVPGDPGRVDRIAGLCDDHEVVAENREYKLVNATYDGRELTICSTGIGSPSTAIAVEELEAVGVETLIRVGTTGALQEGIEIGDMVVANGAAKDEGTTKRYEDVEIPAVPDYDVLSSLVDAAEANDEDVHVGPIATDDAFYAETDEYINDWEAAGLLAVEMEAAALFSLCRRKGLRSGAICTVDGNLVEGTQKGETDGEELPEKAKNNVERAIEISLTAAASL, from the coding sequence ATGGCGAAACAACCGCATCTACTCGTTGAGCCGGGTGACCTAACAGATATCGCGCTCGTGCCGGGCGACCCCGGACGCGTCGACCGCATTGCAGGCCTCTGTGACGACCACGAGGTCGTCGCGGAGAACCGCGAGTACAAACTCGTCAACGCGACCTACGACGGCCGCGAACTGACGATTTGCTCGACCGGCATCGGTTCGCCGTCGACGGCCATCGCTGTCGAGGAGCTGGAGGCAGTCGGCGTCGAGACGCTCATCCGTGTCGGAACGACCGGCGCGCTTCAGGAAGGCATCGAAATCGGCGACATGGTCGTCGCCAATGGCGCTGCCAAGGACGAGGGGACGACGAAACGCTACGAGGACGTGGAGATTCCGGCTGTCCCCGACTACGACGTGCTTTCGTCGCTGGTCGACGCCGCCGAGGCGAACGACGAGGACGTTCACGTCGGCCCCATCGCCACGGATGACGCCTTCTATGCCGAGACGGACGAATACATCAACGACTGGGAGGCCGCGGGCCTGCTGGCCGTCGAGATGGAGGCCGCCGCGCTGTTCTCGCTGTGCCGTCGCAAGGGCCTGCGCTCGGGCGCTATCTGTACCGTCGACGGAAACCTCGTCGAGGGGACGCAGAAGGGCGAAACCGATGGCGAGGAACTCCCCGAGAAAGCCAAGAATAACGTCGAGCGCGCTATCGAAATCAGTCTGACGGCGGCCGCGTCGCTGTAG
- a CDS encoding cation diffusion facilitator family transporter gives MSRRATLRRVGLLVLGVNLLLVLLKAGVWLTTGSFAVQSEAVNSAADTAYSLVIVAGLYLTTRPPDFEHPHGHERIEPFVSLFVAAGIFAAGGFVLWNAGTALLTGDISVTQGPAAVLVLAFSAVAKYGLYRYCLRAGTDRNSPALIATAKDNRNDILTAGAALVGVAGAMAGYPIADPLAALVVAIGIIYTGIEVVQENVTYLVGGAPPEDLRREILRCALDHPKVRGAHDVIAHYVGPEIDVSLHIEVEGDLTLFEAHDIETAVIKSIEELPEVDDAFIHVDPKELGEWKDDEEVERLADLE, from the coding sequence ATGTCACGCCGCGCGACGCTCAGGCGAGTCGGCCTGCTCGTTCTCGGCGTCAACCTTCTCCTCGTGCTGCTGAAAGCCGGCGTCTGGCTCACCACTGGAAGCTTCGCCGTCCAGTCCGAGGCGGTCAACAGCGCCGCCGACACCGCCTACTCGCTGGTCATCGTTGCCGGGCTGTACCTGACAACGCGCCCGCCGGACTTCGAGCACCCCCACGGCCACGAGCGTATCGAGCCGTTCGTCTCGCTGTTCGTCGCCGCGGGTATCTTCGCCGCTGGCGGGTTCGTCCTCTGGAACGCCGGGACCGCCCTGTTGACCGGGGACATCTCGGTGACACAGGGGCCAGCCGCTGTGCTCGTGCTCGCGTTCTCGGCCGTCGCGAAGTACGGGCTCTACCGGTACTGTCTCCGCGCGGGCACGGACCGTAACTCCCCGGCGCTCATTGCGACAGCGAAGGACAACCGTAACGACATCCTCACAGCAGGAGCGGCGCTGGTCGGCGTCGCCGGCGCGATGGCCGGCTACCCTATCGCCGACCCGCTGGCCGCACTCGTCGTCGCCATCGGCATCATCTACACTGGCATCGAGGTCGTGCAGGAAAACGTCACGTATCTTGTCGGCGGCGCACCGCCGGAGGACCTCCGGCGCGAAATACTCCGCTGTGCGCTGGACCACCCCAAGGTCCGAGGTGCACACGACGTCATCGCCCACTACGTCGGTCCTGAAATCGACGTGAGCCTTCACATCGAGGTGGAGGGCGACCTGACGCTGTTCGAGGCCCACGACATCGAGACGGCGGTCATCAAGTCAATCGAGGAGCTTCCGGAGGTCGACGACGCGTTCATCCACGTTGACCCAAAGGAACTCGGCGAGTGGAAAGACGACGAAGAAGTGGAACGGCTCGCTGACTTGGAGTGA
- the deoC gene encoding deoxyribose-phosphate aldolase, with product MDDIPDRIEHTVLGPTTTPDDIRTCLDEALQYGMRACIPPWALPLATEYANVPLTAVIDFPHGQGQTDSVCQAAKLAWDAGADELDMVCNVGLLKAGEDDAVRDHITEVVASVPVPVKVIVEAPLLSDDELERVGQLTADADAAYLKTATGFSEGGATVHDVEILSKYLPVKASGGVGSWADAQAMFEAGAERIGASSGDTIVREWQAATEGETPTEPETDSDDADTDSGY from the coding sequence ATGGACGATATACCAGACCGAATCGAGCATACAGTCCTCGGACCGACGACGACACCGGACGACATACGAACCTGTCTCGACGAGGCGCTCCAGTACGGCATGCGAGCATGCATCCCGCCGTGGGCGCTGCCGCTGGCGACCGAGTACGCGAACGTCCCACTCACGGCCGTCATCGACTTCCCACACGGCCAGGGTCAGACCGACAGCGTCTGCCAGGCGGCCAAGTTGGCCTGGGACGCTGGAGCCGACGAACTGGATATGGTGTGCAACGTGGGCTTGCTCAAAGCCGGCGAGGACGACGCCGTCCGGGACCACATCACCGAAGTCGTCGCCAGCGTCCCGGTTCCAGTGAAGGTCATCGTCGAAGCGCCGCTGCTTTCGGATGACGAACTCGAACGGGTCGGGCAGCTCACGGCTGATGCCGACGCCGCGTATCTCAAGACGGCGACGGGATTCAGCGAAGGCGGTGCGACGGTCCACGACGTAGAGATTCTCAGCAAGTACCTCCCGGTGAAAGCCAGCGGCGGCGTCGGGTCGTGGGCCGACGCCCAGGCGATGTTCGAGGCTGGAGCCGAGCGGATCGGTGCGTCGAGCGGCGATACCATCGTTCGGGAGTGGCAGGCCGCGACGGAAGGCGAGACTCCAACCGAACCGGAGACAGACTCGGACGACGCGGACACAGATAGCGGCTACTGA
- a CDS encoding tRNA (N(6)-L-threonylcarbamoyladenosine(37)-C(2))-methylthiotransferase yields MARYHIETYGCTSNRGETQQIEQALREGGHHPADGPESADVAILNTCTVLEKTERNMLARAKELDKETPADLVITGCMALAQGEEFQSADIDAEVLHWDDVPQYVLNGECPTITPDTETVLNGVVGILPIARGCMSDCSYCITKQATGRIESPSVEENVEKARALVHAGAKEVRITGQDTGVYGWDTNQGTSLLPELLDRICSDIDGDFRVRVGMANPKGLHGVREELAAVFAEHDELYNFIHAPVQSGSDDVLADMRRQHAVSEYLEVVETLDDHLDYWTLSTDFIVGFPTEEPADHEQSMALLRETRPEKINVTRFSKRPGTDADDMKGLGGQIKKDRSKEMSEAKMELMAEAYEEMVGHTSSVLLVEDGTDESLVGYDEAYRQVVIADAQERSLEIGDTVDVEITSHNTVYAFGEPVERAQIAD; encoded by the coding sequence ATGGCCCGGTATCACATCGAGACGTACGGGTGCACCTCGAACAGAGGTGAAACCCAGCAGATCGAGCAGGCGCTCCGGGAGGGCGGGCACCACCCCGCCGACGGGCCGGAGTCCGCCGACGTGGCGATACTCAACACCTGCACGGTGCTTGAGAAGACCGAACGCAACATGCTCGCACGGGCCAAAGAACTCGACAAGGAAACGCCGGCCGACCTTGTCATCACGGGCTGTATGGCGCTCGCACAGGGCGAGGAGTTCCAGAGCGCCGACATCGACGCCGAAGTGCTCCACTGGGATGACGTTCCACAGTACGTCCTCAACGGCGAGTGCCCGACGATCACGCCGGATACCGAAACGGTGCTCAACGGCGTCGTTGGCATTCTCCCTATCGCCCGGGGCTGTATGTCGGACTGTTCCTACTGCATCACCAAGCAGGCGACCGGGCGGATCGAATCACCCTCGGTCGAGGAAAACGTCGAGAAGGCTCGCGCGCTCGTCCACGCCGGCGCGAAGGAAGTCCGTATCACCGGCCAGGACACGGGCGTCTACGGCTGGGATACGAACCAAGGGACGAGCCTCCTGCCGGAGCTACTGGACCGCATCTGTTCCGACATCGACGGCGACTTCCGGGTCCGTGTTGGCATGGCGAACCCGAAGGGACTCCACGGCGTCCGTGAGGAACTCGCAGCGGTGTTTGCCGAGCACGACGAACTGTACAACTTCATCCACGCGCCGGTCCAGTCCGGCAGCGACGACGTGCTGGCGGACATGCGCCGGCAACACGCCGTTTCGGAGTATCTGGAGGTCGTTGAGACGCTGGACGACCATCTGGACTACTGGACGCTGTCGACTGATTTCATCGTCGGCTTCCCGACCGAGGAGCCGGCCGACCACGAGCAATCGATGGCGCTGCTTCGCGAGACCCGCCCCGAGAAAATCAATGTCACGCGCTTCTCCAAGCGGCCCGGTACCGACGCCGACGACATGAAGGGCCTCGGCGGCCAGATCAAGAAGGACCGCTCGAAGGAAATGAGCGAGGCGAAGATGGAACTGATGGCCGAGGCCTACGAGGAGATGGTCGGCCACACGTCCTCGGTGTTGCTCGTCGAGGACGGCACCGACGAGTCGCTGGTTGGCTACGACGAGGCCTACCGGCAGGTCGTCATCGCTGACGCACAGGAACGCAGCCTCGAAATCGGTGACACGGTAGACGTGGAAATCACGAGCCACAACACCGTGTACGCCTTTGGCGAGCCGGTCGAGCGAGCGCAGATAGCGGACTGA
- a CDS encoding DUF63 family protein, giving the protein MVLPSGLALPPLEYTVGLLAGTLVVTALLYALEPPIDQRTVVALTPWMALGGALHAFHQPPIEAYRPVVTPLFGAPAVYLTTFVTLGVVWITLTLFSVRRGHSETISRNLGYIGIGLLTVLLVIAVVMALESDLLGLIWPTIAVVVATVATAVTVLAVALWRTPVVVRMRYAAPTVVFAHMLDGVSTAVGADVIGITERTPIPARIMEFAGTLPTAPYLGKGWLFVFVKLLVAIGVVFLLDDYLEEDPVEASLLLAVVTAVGIGPATNNIVLFLFSPV; this is encoded by the coding sequence ATGGTACTGCCTTCGGGGTTAGCGCTCCCGCCGCTTGAGTACACTGTTGGGCTGCTTGCGGGCACGCTCGTGGTGACAGCGCTGCTGTACGCCCTCGAACCACCGATCGACCAGCGGACCGTGGTTGCCCTGACGCCGTGGATGGCGCTTGGCGGCGCACTCCACGCGTTCCACCAGCCACCGATTGAAGCGTACAGGCCCGTAGTCACGCCGCTGTTCGGCGCGCCGGCGGTGTACCTCACAACCTTCGTCACGCTGGGCGTCGTCTGGATCACGTTGACGCTGTTCAGCGTTCGCCGCGGCCACAGCGAGACGATATCGCGCAATCTGGGGTATATTGGTATCGGACTCCTGACGGTGTTGCTTGTCATCGCTGTCGTGATGGCACTGGAGTCCGACCTGCTGGGGCTTATCTGGCCAACCATCGCTGTCGTCGTCGCGACGGTTGCCACCGCGGTGACGGTGCTTGCGGTCGCGCTATGGCGGACACCGGTCGTGGTTCGGATGCGCTATGCAGCCCCGACGGTCGTGTTCGCGCATATGCTCGACGGCGTCTCGACGGCGGTCGGCGCTGATGTTATCGGCATCACGGAACGAACGCCAATCCCGGCCCGAATCATGGAGTTCGCCGGCACACTTCCGACGGCCCCGTATCTTGGTAAAGGCTGGCTGTTCGTGTTCGTCAAACTCCTCGTGGCGATTGGGGTTGTCTTCCTGCTGGATGACTATCTCGAAGAGGACCCCGTCGAAGCGAGCCTCTTGCTCGCGGTCGTGACCGCCGTCGGCATCGGCCCGGCCACGAACAACATCGTCCTGTTCCTGTTCAGTCCGGTCTGA